A single region of the Vagococcus teuberi genome encodes:
- a CDS encoding tautomerase family protein, with protein sequence MPLMKIDMIKGRQQEEIEEILKISYRVMLEAFDAPIGDRYQIVSQHEPYEMQILDTGLGFERTKDVLLFSLITRPRTTEQKKQFYHNLVTALNDELGIRKEDVMINLVVNDDEDWSFAFGKAQFLTGEL encoded by the coding sequence ATGCCATTAATGAAAATTGATATGATAAAAGGACGACAACAAGAAGAAATAGAAGAAATTCTAAAAATTTCCTATAGAGTGATGTTAGAAGCCTTTGATGCACCTATTGGTGATAGATACCAAATAGTCAGCCAACACGAACCGTATGAAATGCAAATATTGGATACTGGTTTAGGATTTGAACGAACAAAAGATGTTCTTCTATTTAGTCTTATTACTCGCCCCAGAACAACTGAACAAAAAAAACAGTTTTACCACAATTTAGTGACTGCTTTAAATGATGAATTGGGTATTCGGAAAGAAGACGTTATGATTAACTTAGTTGTTAATGATGATGAAGATTGGAGCTTTGCATTTGG